The Parcubacteria group bacterium CG10_big_fil_rev_8_21_14_0_10_36_14 genome has a segment encoding these proteins:
- a CDS encoding RNA polymerase sigma factor RpoD — MSKKNTIKKKVVKEKKKPKAKRFGFFSKKTKPTIRKKSAPKKKSLPLKKTKQAKVIKKKVQKKPVKKISTALKKTALKKVKKPKERYQKSAPPTEEQFDSLLRKAQNRGFLTEYEIISSFPEIEDYVPTYEELLYQLDRMGLSILEQREGFLGRRDEDRAMLGQPKRDDKKEGRVSVDMSLLAPDSIQMYLKEIGKISLLTPEEEIALAKRKEKNDKEAEKGLIEANLRLVISIAKKFVGKNMSLLDLIQEGNIGLFRAVKKFEYRKGFKFSTYATWWVRQAITRALADQSRTIRIPVHMVETINRLQQISRVLVQELGREPTPEEIAFEMQEDIEKVRHIQKISQDTVSLETSVGNDDEDSKLEDFIEDVKNISPDKAAARQLLKDYVRNLISDLTPREQKILEMRFGLGDGVTHTLEEVGREFDVTRERIRQIEAKALEKIQEKRDIRKLRDY, encoded by the coding sequence ATGTCTAAGAAAAATACAATTAAAAAGAAAGTCGTTAAGGAAAAAAAGAAGCCAAAAGCTAAGCGATTTGGTTTTTTTAGCAAGAAGACTAAACCGACTATCCGTAAAAAATCTGCGCCAAAGAAAAAATCTCTTCCTTTGAAAAAAACAAAGCAGGCTAAAGTTATAAAAAAGAAAGTTCAAAAAAAACCAGTAAAAAAAATCTCAACCGCGCTGAAAAAGACCGCTTTAAAGAAAGTTAAAAAACCAAAAGAGCGTTATCAAAAATCTGCTCCGCCAACTGAAGAGCAATTTGACTCGTTGTTACGAAAAGCGCAAAATAGAGGGTTTCTAACTGAATATGAGATAATCAGTTCCTTTCCGGAAATTGAAGATTACGTCCCTACCTATGAAGAGCTTTTATATCAATTGGATAGAATGGGATTGTCTATCTTAGAACAAAGAGAAGGTTTTTTGGGGCGTAGAGATGAAGATCGCGCAATGTTGGGACAGCCTAAGAGAGATGATAAGAAAGAGGGGAGAGTTTCTGTAGATATGTCTCTTTTGGCACCTGATTCAATACAGATGTATCTAAAAGAGATAGGCAAAATTTCTCTTCTTACTCCTGAAGAAGAAATTGCGCTTGCAAAAAGAAAAGAAAAAAATGATAAAGAAGCTGAAAAAGGATTGATTGAAGCTAATCTTCGTCTTGTTATTTCAATTGCGAAAAAATTTGTAGGAAAAAATATGTCCCTTTTGGATTTAATTCAAGAAGGAAACATAGGGCTATTCAGGGCTGTCAAAAAATTTGAATATAGAAAAGGGTTTAAGTTCTCTACATATGCGACATGGTGGGTGAGGCAGGCAATTACTCGCGCTCTGGCGGATCAATCACGAACTATTCGTATTCCTGTGCATATGGTTGAAACAATAAATCGTCTTCAGCAGATAAGTCGTGTTTTGGTGCAAGAGCTGGGAAGAGAACCTACTCCGGAAGAAATTGCTTTCGAAATGCAGGAAGATATTGAAAAAGTTAGGCATATACAAAAAATATCTCAAGATACGGTTTCTTTGGAGACCTCTGTTGGTAACGATGATGAGGATAGCAAGCTTGAAGACTTTATTGAAGATGTAAAGAATATTTCTCCGGATAAAGCGGCCGCGCGCCAGCTTTTGAAAGATTATGTAAGAAATCTAATTTCCGACCTTACTCCAAGAGAACAGAAGATTTTGGAAATGCGTTTTGGCTTAGGTGACGGCGTTACTCATACTTTGGAAGAAGTGGGGCGAGAGTTTGATGTAACCCGTGAGCGTATCCGTCAGATTGAAGCGAAGGCGCTTGAAAAAATACAAGAAAAGCGAGATATAAGAAAATTACGAGATTACTAG
- a CDS encoding molecular chaperone, whose translation MPIIKWNPFWMDDEFENIFNTKLAAFPIDVYEKDGKVIAEAPIPCVDPKKIEVAIENEVLTIKSTEEQKSEVEEKNYFRKEIRHGSFCRSVRLPVPVQEEKAEANFKDGVLTISIPKAKEEKNKKSIKIKVEER comes from the coding sequence ATGCCTATTATAAAATGGAATCCATTTTGGATGGATGACGAGTTTGAAAATATATTTAATACAAAATTAGCTGCTTTTCCGATTGATGTTTATGAAAAAGATGGGAAAGTAATCGCAGAAGCGCCAATTCCCTGTGTAGACCCAAAAAAAATTGAGGTTGCGATTGAAAACGAAGTTTTAACAATAAAAAGCACGGAAGAGCAAAAAAGCGAAGTGGAAGAAAAAAATTATTTTAGAAAAGAAATTCGCCATGGAAGTTTTTGTAGGAGTGTTCGCCTGCCTGTTCCTGTGCAAGAAGAAAAAGCAGAGGCCAACTTTAAAGACGGGGTTTTGACCATATCAATCCCAAAAGCAAAAGAAGAAAAAAACAAGAAGTCGATAAAAATAAAAGTAGAAGAACGATAA
- a CDS encoding multidrug ABC transporter substrate-binding protein: MFLKDLFQETYFSLSSNKPRSALTILGIVIGIGSVIAMVSIGAGATKNITANIESLGSNLLIVMPGVQKNSGSVVRGGMGSATTLTSEDSVAIENQIAGIKSIAPTVSTRKQVKTTKGTNTNTSIYGITPAYVDIKTLALETGTFLTDSHIDKISKVAILGPTARDDLFEEGINPIGQKIRIDSLEFTVIGVTEAKGGSGMGSADDLIYIPLSTAQHYFMGSKSVSNINIQAEKENMMTSIQEDVTNLLLKRHGISDPLSADFSIMNQTDIMNTMSSVTGTLTMLLGAIASISLLVGGIGIMNMMLTTVTERTREIGLRKSLGAKRKDISMQFLSESVMLTFIGGAIGVLLGWGVSLLINKFGGMTTDVSLWSVALAFFVAAAIGIIFGYYPARRAAALNPIEALRYE, from the coding sequence ATGTTCTTAAAAGATTTATTTCAAGAAACATATTTTTCTCTCTCTTCAAACAAACCAAGATCTGCCCTTACTATTCTGGGTATTGTTATTGGTATTGGCTCAGTTATTGCTATGGTTTCTATCGGAGCAGGCGCAACAAAAAATATAACAGCAAACATAGAATCATTGGGTTCTAACCTCCTTATTGTTATGCCGGGAGTACAAAAAAATAGTGGGTCTGTTGTGCGTGGAGGAATGGGATCGGCTACAACCTTAACATCAGAAGATTCGGTCGCTATTGAAAACCAGATAGCGGGTATAAAGAGTATAGCGCCTACCGTTTCAACCAGGAAACAGGTAAAGACAACAAAAGGCACCAATACGAACACTAGTATTTATGGAATAACTCCGGCTTATGTTGACATAAAAACACTTGCGCTTGAAACAGGCACATTTTTAACCGATTCTCATATTGACAAAATTTCTAAAGTGGCTATTTTAGGTCCTACGGCAAGAGATGATTTATTCGAAGAAGGCATAAATCCAATCGGACAAAAAATTCGGATAGACAGTTTGGAATTTACTGTTATCGGTGTAACTGAAGCTAAGGGCGGAAGCGGCATGGGAAGCGCTGACGATTTGATATATATTCCCCTAAGCACGGCTCAACATTATTTTATGGGTAGTAAGAGTGTAAGCAATATAAATATACAAGCAGAAAAAGAAAATATGATGACATCCATCCAAGAAGATGTTACAAACCTCCTCTTAAAAAGGCATGGAATATCAGATCCTCTAAGCGCTGACTTTTCTATTATGAATCAAACAGATATAATGAATACAATGTCATCTGTTACAGGCACACTAACTATGCTCTTGGGGGCAATTGCTAGCATTTCTCTTTTAGTCGGCGGAATCGGAATTATGAATATGATGCTCACAACCGTAACAGAACGAACGCGAGAAATAGGGCTTCGCAAATCATTAGGCGCAAAAAGAAAAGACATCAGTATGCAATTTTTAAGCGAATCCGTGATGCTAACTTTTATTGGCGGAGCAATAGGAGTTTTGCTTGGCTGGGGTGTATCTCTTTTGATTAATAAATTTGGAGGAATGACAACAGACGTTTCTTTGTGGTCAGTTGCATTAGCTTTTTTTGTGGCAGCGGCAATTGGAATTATTTTTGGCTATTACCCTGCTAGACGCGCAGCCGCGCTAAACCCGATAGAAGCATTGAGATACGAGTAA
- a CDS encoding DNA primase, with product MDNIEQIKSRINIVDFLREYIELKKAGANYKALCPFHSEKSPSLMISEDKQIWHCFGCGEGGDIFGFLMRMEGIDFPEALRILAKRAGVVLKREDPKLISQKSKLTDVLEAAALFYSAELLKSPIATEYLKNRELFKETIDNFRLGFAPQSWDALTSHLISKGFKDRDIILAGLANQKEIGGKIYDRFRGRVMFPIFNHYGTVVGFTARVLPEFDDGKLGKYINTPETPVYKKSQILYGLNFSKQEIKRQECAIFVEGNMDVIGLWQAGFKNVVATSGTALTTEQAILIKRYTSSIIMSFDADSAGIEAALRGIDVALRAGLHVKILEIPKNELGEPIVKDPDELVKKAPELWKKAVQTPKHIIDFYIDTNLCKYKLDDPKENADFCNLIISQIKKIKTSVERALWLKKLSVITGVHERDLRVEILKGRQNTAFPIAIKETEKIQEKNIEFKYLALLLGVLNEESQYLQAVSSDMLNLEIAKEFYRHIILYYNDNKLFNLDKFRAWIEELGKDTLILDKLLLLKDKEYANCTEDEVQRELKALSLYIINSYIKNKRKVLEKEMMLIEKEGNDEKMKNILEEFKKLNV from the coding sequence ATGGATAATATTGAGCAAATAAAATCTCGCATAAATATCGTGGATTTTCTCCGCGAGTATATTGAGTTGAAAAAAGCAGGTGCCAATTATAAGGCGCTTTGTCCTTTTCATTCAGAAAAGAGCCCCTCGCTTATGATATCGGAAGATAAGCAAATATGGCATTGTTTTGGATGCGGAGAAGGAGGGGATATCTTTGGGTTTTTGATGAGAATGGAGGGAATAGACTTTCCTGAGGCTTTGCGTATTTTAGCAAAGCGTGCCGGTGTTGTTCTAAAACGCGAAGACCCAAAGCTAATTTCACAAAAGAGTAAACTCACAGATGTTTTAGAAGCGGCTGCATTATTTTATTCAGCAGAACTTTTAAAATCCCCGATAGCTACGGAATACTTGAAAAACAGAGAACTTTTCAAAGAAACGATTGATAATTTTCGTCTTGGTTTTGCGCCTCAATCGTGGGATGCCCTCACCTCTCATTTAATTTCAAAGGGCTTCAAAGACAGAGACATAATCTTGGCCGGGCTTGCGAATCAAAAAGAGATTGGTGGAAAAATATATGATCGTTTTAGAGGAAGAGTGATGTTCCCAATTTTTAATCATTATGGAACTGTTGTTGGTTTTACGGCCAGAGTACTGCCGGAATTTGATGATGGAAAGTTAGGAAAATATATTAATACGCCTGAGACGCCAGTTTATAAAAAATCACAAATTCTCTATGGTCTTAATTTTTCAAAACAAGAAATAAAACGTCAGGAATGCGCAATTTTTGTAGAAGGAAATATGGACGTAATCGGCTTATGGCAAGCGGGTTTTAAGAATGTAGTAGCCACTTCTGGTACAGCGCTTACGACAGAACAGGCAATTCTAATAAAAAGGTATACAAGCAGTATAATTATGAGTTTTGATGCCGATAGTGCAGGCATAGAAGCAGCGCTTAGAGGTATTGATGTGGCACTTAGAGCAGGATTGCATGTAAAGATTTTAGAAATACCTAAAAATGAACTTGGTGAACCAATTGTAAAAGACCCGGACGAGCTTGTAAAAAAAGCTCCAGAGCTTTGGAAAAAAGCAGTCCAAACCCCAAAACACATTATTGATTTTTATATTGACACTAATCTTTGTAAATATAAATTGGACGACCCGAAAGAAAATGCTGATTTTTGCAATTTAATTATTTCTCAGATAAAAAAAATAAAAACTTCTGTAGAAAGAGCTTTATGGCTAAAGAAGCTTAGCGTTATAACTGGTGTTCACGAAAGAGATTTGCGGGTAGAGATATTAAAAGGCAGACAGAATACCGCGTTTCCAATAGCAATAAAAGAGACGGAAAAAATTCAGGAGAAGAATATAGAATTTAAATATTTGGCGTTGCTTTTAGGTGTGCTCAATGAAGAAAGTCAGTATTTGCAAGCCGTTTCCTCGGATATGCTAAATCTTGAAATTGCCAAAGAGTTTTACAGGCATATTATTCTTTACTATAATGACAATAAGCTTTTTAATTTGGACAAGTTTCGGGCCTGGATTGAAGAATTAGGTAAAGATACGCTAATTTTAGATAAATTATTGCTTTTGAAAGATAAGGAATATGCCAATTGTACAGAAGATGAAGTTCAGAGAGAATTAAAAGCCTTATCTTTGTATATAATAAATAGTTATATTAAAAATAAAAGAAAAGTGTTGGAGAAAGAGATGATGCTTATAGAAAAGGAAGGTAATGACGAAAAAATGAAAAATATTTTAGAAGAATTTAAAAAACTAAATGTCTAA
- a CDS encoding macrolide ABC transporter ATP-binding protein produces MIKCENITKVYKRGTSELKVLDNVSFEIKKGEFVGIVGPSGSGKSTLMNILGVLDRPTTGNYKLNDRSVLDFSDDELAEMRSQKIGFVFQSFNLLSRSTVLRNVSLPLIYDKNTLPEERIKKAKRALSAAGLEEDRWTHLSNELSGGQMQRVAIARALVNEPDLILADEPTGNLDSKTGEIVLETFKKLNAEKGHTIILITHDKNVANYTDRTIEIKDGQIISDN; encoded by the coding sequence ATGATAAAGTGCGAGAATATAACAAAAGTATATAAAAGGGGTACCTCTGAACTTAAAGTTTTGGATAATGTTTCATTTGAAATAAAAAAAGGTGAGTTTGTTGGAATTGTCGGTCCATCGGGTTCAGGAAAATCAACCTTAATGAATATTCTGGGTGTTTTGGATAGGCCTACTACAGGAAATTATAAATTAAACGATAGGAGTGTTCTGGATTTTTCTGATGACGAATTAGCAGAAATGCGTTCACAAAAAATAGGTTTTGTTTTTCAATCGTTTAACCTGCTTTCAAGGTCAACCGTTCTAAGAAATGTATCTCTTCCTTTAATTTATGATAAAAATACTCTTCCGGAAGAGCGAATAAAAAAAGCTAAGCGAGCGCTCTCTGCCGCAGGACTAGAAGAGGATCGCTGGACGCACTTGTCAAACGAACTTTCCGGTGGACAAATGCAAAGAGTGGCAATCGCTAGAGCCCTTGTTAACGAACCTGATTTAATTCTGGCTGATGAACCAACAGGAAACCTTGATTCAAAAACCGGCGAGATAGTACTAGAAACTTTCAAAAAATTGAATGCGGAAAAAGGGCACACTATAATCTTGATTACTCATGATAAAAATGTTGCCAATTACACTGACAGAACAATAGAAATAAAAGACGGACAAATAATTTCTGATAACTAA